The DNA window CCTTCTTGTGGGACAGGAGCTTTTTCAGAAGAGGAGTGACCGTAAGGAAGGTGAACCAGtgaacatctctctctttctctctctctctctctctctccccctccacccctGCCGGCTAGGTTTTGTACTACCACGAGGAGGTCTATCCACCCCTAAAGGGCCGCTTCATGGGCAGGGTCACCTGGGATGGCAACGTCTTCAAGAACGATGCCTCTATTATGATTTGGAACGTGAACCCCAGTGACAACGGGACCTTCCAGTGCCAGGTGAAGAACCCACCCGATGTGGATGGCGTGGCTGGGGAGATCCAGCTGAGTGTGGTGATGAAAGGTTGGTGAGTGAGGCAGGGGTGAAGCAGAGGGTGGGTTGGGGGTGTTTGTGGTGGATGGGGCTGAAGAGGCTGCGGCAGTAAGACACGAAGGGCTCCTTTCTCCCTCTcgacccccctccccctccccccacccttctTCTCTCACCAGTGAGTTTTTCAGAGATCCATATCTTAGCCCTGACCATTGGGATTGCTTGCGCTGTGATGATTGTCATTGTGGTTGTGATTGTCATCTTCCGTCATCGGCGGAGGGTTCGGCAAGACAAGAAACTGGAGGTGAAACTGTAAGTGTCCACATGAGGTGTTGATCAGCTCAGGAGGGCAAGTTGGCCTGGCCTGTAATGAGGGCGGGCTAGCCGCCTCGTGCCTGGCCGTTCCCTCCTACTATATGGTCACTGCTTTAGTAAAAACTGCTCTAACTGGGAGCCGGAATTACAAGAATTCTGCTGGTTTCCTCTCTGAAGAGAGGGAGCATTTGGAGCTGTTGCCCGCCTAGGCTAGAGGGGCTACTGCCCACCCTCTCGCCTGGTTCCGAGGCCTCGAGTGCATGAACAGAGAGAAGTTCCCCTTTCAATAAGTCAAAGGGGAAGCAGAAGGAGTTGAGTGGGGCACAGAGCTGGCTAAGAAGAACAGGCCGCTGTGGGGCACAGGGGCTGACCCATCAGGGAGAGAGACCTGAGCCACCCAAGGCTGCGCTACATGTATTCTGAAGGAGCaaggggaaagtgtgtgtgtgtgtgtgtgtgtgcatgggggggggaaggcagtgcTCCCAGGCCCTCTCGGCCTGAGGTTGGGGGGGTGACGCTCCTGCTGTCTTTCTCCAAGTCCTGGAGGGGCTCCATCCCATTCCACAGAGAGGCCAATCAGGCTGGCTTGCCTGCTGGTTGGCCGAGCAGCTGAGCTCCCCCCACCTCGGGCGACTGTCTCTCTGACGCCTCTTTTCCTCTCGCTGAGAAACAGGCCtgagaaggagaagctgaaagAGGTTCCAGAGGAGAAGGAAATGTCCCAGCTGGGAGAGGAGGCCTGATCCTGCTGGTAGGTGCcttacacacccacacccacacccacacccccaccccacacacacccccacccccacccccatggcagGTGTTGCCTGGTTGTCAGGCAAGCAGTGAGGCAGAGGggatgggaaggggaggggagggaggaggcttGGTCTCAAGAGCAGACACTCTGGCCCTTCTGGGCAGGGTGTTACCCCTTGTGTGAGAGCCAGTCTGGGGTAGTGGGCAGACTATatcttaggagacctgggttcaaatccccactcagctatagaaactcacgggagggggggagggggcactggtaaaatcactccttaaatgctTTGAAAATCTTATTAGGGCTGCCAGAAGTTAGATGGAACTTGATGGCTTGTAGTAAcaccagcaccaccagcagcagcagcaacaacaacaacccccactTGTAGACAGAAAGGACCAGGGCGGAtcttcctccttgccctcctgAGCATTGTGCTGCCACTGCAGCAGCAACCTGCCAGTTCCCCTGGAGCGATGCTCCTCAGGTCAACCTGACCTGTTTAGAACTCCTTGCTAGTCACCGAGCCAGCAACCCATCCAAAAGTGATCACATGTCCACCTTCTTCTTCCCTAAAAGGTTCcaccacacacaccctccccagtCTTCAGCTTGGATGCCAAGGGACTAGAAGGTGCCTTTTCAGGGCTCTGGACCAAAGACAGGGGTTAGAAAGAAGAGGCTGCTTTCCTTATCCTGGAGGAAGGAAGACTCCATTCAACATCACCTGTAGCCACTGGAGTGAGAGGAGCCTCACCACACTCGCCTGTGTAAAAGGAAGCACAGACCACCTGCCAGATCAGGCCTTCTTCCGCAGTCTCGCATTGACAAGCAGGGGAGGGGGGCGGTGTGGAAGAGGGGCGTTTTCTCATTTCTTCTTGCAAAACTGCCCCCTTCTTGAAAGCACAAGAACAACATTCCTGGAATCAGAGAGAATTGTCTAGGCAATGCCATGTGAAGCCAACAGGGCCACGAGCAGCACCTGCTCCACACCAATGTTTTCCAGAGAGAGAATCCATGGCAGGGAGGCTCCCTTTTTCTCCACTGCCGGGAAGTAACCCTGCAGAAGCTGCCAGGAAAGAGAGGCCAGGCCAGCAAATCCTAGAAGAGGGAcctgctgcggggggggggggactggactTGAGGGAGCCCCATCTTCCTCCTTGTGTGAGCTGTCCTCTGAAACAGACTGGGAAGAAGCAACTagcaaaaggtgtgtgtgtgggggggtgatgACAGCCATGCTGTCCACGAGTGCCACGGGTGGGCTGGCGGGCTGTGCAGTTGTTTTGGCAGCCAAAATGGGAGGGTTTGCTGAGTGCTTTCCCTGCCAAAGGCCAAtccaaaaggggaggggggagggggagaaagaaagtgtgtacataccctgtttccctgaacgTAAGACCTaatcctgaaaaataagccctagtatgatttttcaggatgctcattatataagccctacccccaaaataagctccagttaagtgaaaccccaccctccacccttgtgcagccaccagaagtgGAGGACACgattgtctttgaataaatgtattcaAAATTGTTGCacatgggaaaaaaatcccctgaaaataagccctcatgcgGGGttttattttggagcaaaaattaatatgaccttgtcttattttcggggaaaaacTGTAAGTACGCACTGCAAAAGTGCCTTTAATCACCTCCTCCAAAGTTCTACAAGGCTGTTTGAATACTAACTGCAAACACAAGTTTCCGGGTGGAATGAACTCCCTCCCACTCGCTTTGCCGTATGTTTCATTTCCCATAATTACTTTGATGCCACTTATTCATAAAACCCTCAACAGAACAGGACCCTCTTttttgtaaggggggggggacagaattaCCTCATGCTAGAAGCACGCAAATGCTCAGCACAGCAGCCAAGagtcaattggggggggggactggagcaGGGAGGGTATCTTTATGAAGCTGGCAAAGGGGGCCATCCCCCAGCAGCTCCCCAGGCCATGCCTCGCCTCACACCCGAGCCCACAGCTTCTCGGAAAAGGCCGGGAGCTCTCCTCTTCTGGCATTCTTTCCAACGAAGGCTAAATTGGTCTTTGTGACCTGTTCCAGAAGAGCCTAGCTCCTCATCCTGATGGGTGGCTCAGTTTCGGAGCCCCAGCGCTTGGGTCAGGGCAAAACCGAAAGCAGAAGAGGCGGAGAGTTTGCTCCAGCACCTGCAGAACGTGGTGTCCCACGTTTGGTGGAGCCCGTTGGCCCCGTGGCTGCAGGGGTCGGAGTTCCTTTGAGGCGACCGGCTGGGCCCCTCAGGCAGCGACCCGGTCCCCATAGCTGAGCCGGCCTCCTCTCCGTGTCTGGAAGCTGCACAGCCCACTGACGAGCAGAGCACAGCCCCTTGGCCACCTCAATGAACTGCCGGGTTGCAGTTTAGGTggttggggggaggagggggaggaggaggaggatttatCCCCACACAGATGGGAAGCCCCCTGGGGTTTGCTGTCAGCCCCCCAAAAGCTGCCTTCACTGCCTTTCATAGTAGTCAGCCTTGCACATTTCAGATCCAGGACAACTTGGTCCCTGGCCAGAAGGGAGGGTCCCTCTGCTGCtgggccccttcccccccccttacattGTTTGCAAAAGGCTTGATAAATGTTTCTATGCAAATAAACTCATAGATTTTGGTAGCAGCAATTGTGTCCCTTGTTGTCAACAGTCAAACCAAACAAACTGGCTACAGTACTGACTGCCTCAGCAAAGCACCccagaaaacggggggggggctgccgacTCCTGCTGCCCCCCCATTGTTCCTTCCATCTAGGTGGGGCTCCCCTGAGGTACACCGCCGGAGCAGGAGGGCTCAGAAGGCCGAGGTTCTCCGAGCCACCACACAGAGACTGCGTCCCAAGAGAGGAGGTCCCGGAGATCCAGGAGTTGGGGAGGGGCCCCGCGGTGGGCGGGGGGCCGCCTGTTTTGGAGGAGAGGCGCGCAGGAAGCCGCTGGCCCTCCGAGGCTCCTGGTGCGCCCCAAGGGCTACCAGGtcgccaccctccacccccccccacgccgccccccccccagcagcagcagcagcagcagcagcagcagcagctgcaagcGGAGCCGGGCGGGGGGAGTCGGGGGAGAGCAGGCTCCGCCCGCCGGGCGTACCTGGGCAGAGGCCCCGCCCCTTCCGCTTCACCTGGCAGGCCGAGGCGCCCAGGAGCAAGATGGGACCGAGCCGGCCGCGGAAGCCGCCCCCACCCGGCGGGGAACCGGCCCCGCTCCTGCTGCCggggctcctgctcctgctctgtGAGTTGATGGATGGGCCGGGGATCCCCTGCGCCAGGCGCCCGCCTCCCCGGGAGACCGTCCCCTCCGCCCCGGGGGCAGCAGCGCGCCGACCGTCGGGAAGAGGCCGCCCGCCGGCTTCGGCCGCTCTCGGCTTCCGCCCCGTCCGCCTGCCTCCCGCTTCCTGGGTGGACGCGGGAGGCCGGCTGGGCGCCCGGAGGGGCCGCGAGAGTGACCGGCCGGCGCGGCAGGAGTGGGTGAGCCCAAGCACGGAGGTGCCCCTCTTCCCGCGAGGGGCCTGCGGGGTCTCCGGCCACCGCCCGCTTCCCGAGCCTCCACCCGGCGGCCGTTCCCCAAGCGGGCCAGCTCGCCGGCTAGCCGGCCCCGGGCGCGGAAGGACCTCCTGGCTGGGACTGAGCCTCTCCCGGGGACTCCCAGCGCAGGCTCTCGTCCTTGGCCCCAGgctccagcgggggggggggggcttcagagCCCCAGCCTCTCTGGCAGGCGGCGTTGCCCGGGGTCAAGCCGAAGAAGGCCGTGCCAGGGAAGCCCTTTCAACCCGATGCGTTGCCAACCGCAACAGCCCCGTGCCAGGGGTGGGATGTCCAGTTGCCTTTGTTTAcagagggggggagaaggggggcgGTTTTGCCTTGACCTGGCGATCTCTTTCCGGCCAGCTGCTAGTTTCCAAGGCCCATCTCTTTTGGCTCCAGCCACTTGTGTGGCTGGGCTTAttctccagttcccagaattttgTAGGACCTGCACCTGAACAAAAGTCCTGTAGGACTTGAAAACTTtactttttgtgattttttttagtagCCCAAGAAATGTGTTACCAATTCAGAATGTTGTTTCTTCCAGCaactttcattcttttaaaaaagcagaaaatcaAAACACTGGAAGGAGCTGTCCGCTAAAATCCAGGCCATCCTGTTAcagaagaaagcaagcaaagtgctCCACTTAGGCCCGTTGCAAGTGGCGCCTGCCTCCTACAAACCATTTCCAGCCAGGTCCCCAGTTGGGATCCCCGGTGCCCCTGGCCACATGGCCTCCGGGCGCTGTTTCTGGGGCTCTCTCTAGGCAAAGCTCTTCTCTTccttgcttgcccccccccccccccggatggtCCATTTGCTGGGCCAAGACCTCTCCAGGACATGCAGCGTCTGCCCATGTGGTTCACTCCTCTGCTGGGGCTCTTTCTCTCCACAGCCCTGGCTTCCGGCGTCTGCTCACTGGAGATCCAGGCTGACTCCAACGTCCAAGCCTTGGTGGGGGAGCCGGTGACACTCGGGTGCTGGTTTCAGTCGTCTTCTCCAGTTACAGAGAAGCTCACCATTGACTGGACGTATCGACCACTTACTGGGGGGAAACTAGAGCCGGTGAGTGGTTCTGGGTGCCTGTCCTTTCTTGGTTCTacagctgcctcctctctgctgctcTGAGAGTGTGTGCCTGTGTGGGTGCCACTGACGTctccctctgcccccctccccagatcCTGAATGGGTGGCAGTCCAAGCTCTTTCCTTGGggtgctggggagggggcaggctCTCATGCCGCTCCTCACTCCCCATCACTTTCTGCCCCCACCTATGCTCCAGATCTTCCACTACCAGTCTGAGGCTTACCCAGCTCAGAGCGGCACCTTCCGTGACCGGATCTCCTGGGCTGGAGACGTGAACAAGCAAGACGCCTCCATTCGGATCAGCAACCCAACCATGGATGACAATGGGACCTTCACCTGCACGGTGAGGAACCCTCCAGACGTCCAGCACAACATCCCGCAGACCGTGCTGATGGTCACTCAGAGAGGTGAGGGGAAGACGTGCCTCCAGGCCGGCCCCCGGGGCTCTGAGTCCCTCACAGATCCACTCTTGTGAGCAGAGCATTAAGAGAAGCCCAGGAGGGTTTCCAGCCACATGTGCTGGCTGCTCTTTTGCTGGGTTGCATCCTCTCTTCACTATGGATTGTACTGCCAGTTGGGAGAGATGTGGGCAGAGTGAGTCCTTTTTCTGCTCTGGGGGGTGGGGCTGGAAGCCCAGGAATTCCTACCTAGTCCACCGAAGCCTGTATTTACCTAGGGATCAGAGGTTATGCCTCCCTCAGTGGATCTGTGACCTCCCTAGTGGGATCCCGTGATTGCCCCTAGATGGAGACGGGCCCCATGGTGACCTTTTCTGCTGCGTGTAGAGCCATCCACCACACTGGCTCATGCTTGTTATGGGAGCTGACCCAATACCTCCTTCCTTTCTGCTGGTTTCTTGGTGGTGGGGTCTGATCTTGGCCGATTGCCTCCTTGCATTTTGGCCAGGCAGCTCAGCCTTTGCCCCAGAGGCTCCACCCGCTGCTTCTGGGCCTGATCGGCTTGTTCTTGCTCCTTTCCTCCCACAGGTGCCTCCTTCCAACTCACATCAGCTGGGCTGCTCTCCATCCTCGTCTTCCTCCCCTCAGCCATTGTGATTGCTCTGCTGCTGGTCCGGATGGGCAAGAAACTTGGGTTGCTGAAGAGCAGGAAGAAGTTCAGCTACAAGAAGTCCTCAATTGAAGTCTCAGATGAGTGAGGACATCACAGACTTATCTGGGGCACAATGGAGAGAGTGGGAATTGGGTGGGAGGGGTTACCTGGGTGCCTATTAAATAAGGCTTAACAAGaccccaccccttcccctccccacctggAGGCGCTGTCAGGATTGAACCCAAACCTTCTGCCGAACAAGCAGGGGTTCTGCTCCTGTGCCCCACTCCATCAAACCAGGTGCTCCAAAGCTATGTCCTGCTCCCTGAATCCCTTACCTCctgctaaaaaaaacaacaacaacacccaacaACAACAGATGGGACTGTGGCCTGTGGAGACCCTCTTCCCCCAGTGCCTGCTGACTGCATAATAGTGCACCCCAAGTTATcaggctgctgagccagaggctgggagttcgattccccactgtgctttcttgacaggggttggactcaatgatccatagggccctttctagctctgcagtttgaagattaTAAAATGatattatgttctgtcaagtagCAGCCCCTTAAAGCCGCTAGTGCACAAGAAGCATTGTGGCAAGTGCCAAGGGCAGCATGCCTGCTTGTGTGCATGGGTAGGCCTATATGCGTGCACGCAGGCTGAGGTTTTGATCAGTGGCGAGGAACCATAGGGTTGCCTGAAAACTGGGGTTTTCCAACCTTCAGATTAGGATGGGATCAGCTGCTGAAATGTGGGTGCAGTTGGCTTCCCCTAAATTCCTAGGCCATTGCTGTCTTGGCCAGGGATGAGGTGCTGGTGATCTCCCTACCTGACCTTCTTTCCTGCTGTGTTCTTATAGACCTGAGCAAGCTGGTTGTGGACAGAGGCTGGCTGACTGGTGCCTGCAGTGTCTGGTAAGCAGAAGGGCCCTTTTTTGTGTGGAACCAGGTGGGGTCAAGGCTAAGGAAGAGAGAAGCCACCATACACACCAGCTTTGCAAGGTGGTCTGGCCGCTGCGCAGCCTTGTTTCCCATTCACTCTTCCCACTCGGCCTGCCCTCCCCTGGGCTTGTCCCATGCAGAGGACTCCCCTGGCCTGTAGGTTCTCTGCCGCAGGAAGAGCCAGCCACCAGCTGAGCATCATTGCTGGAGAGAAAGCTCCAgctgctttctttctgcttccTCCTTACTCGGAGATGACCCAGTGAAAGCAAGGAATTAACTTCAGGGACTGGGGACACCATCCATACTGAGATCCAATTTAGTGAACCTGAAAGGGGAAAGTCACCAGAGTCAGAAATCAGAACGGCCAAGTCAGGTTCATTTAGGCTTAAGTGGAATCGCGGTTAACCAGTTGGTATAAATATGTGCCCTGGGTCTCCTCAGGTGGGAAATGATCTCCCTTTTGCCCATGGGCTGAGTAAAATACCCGTGGCTCTGTTGGTGGCCCCCCTTGAGTGCCTCTCCTTGTTCTTTTTTCAGGACACAGACGAAGAGGATCCGTACtgagggtggaagaggaagaCCACCTTGAGAGGATCATCTGAGGCTGCTGGGGTTGGGGGTGGTCTCTGAGAGGTTCCCTTATGAACACGGTGTTGGCCCTGGACTTCAAAGTGCtagacgggggtggggggtgggaccAGTTTGCCTTTCCACCTGGGTACAATCAAGGCTTGcccatttcttctctgtttgtcCGGGTCCTGCGTGGACTGTCTGGGTCCAGAAGGGGGATTGTAAAGGGCCAAAGGGCCACTTGGGGCTGACCAGCTCTTTGTGTGACCCTGTCTCCTGATGCTCCATTGACTTCAGCTGCATGGTACCATAGGGTCCCTCACAGCCAAGGTGTGGTCATGGGGTCCCCCTCTTGGCTGTACCACTCACTGGCCAGGGCTCCCCTCTGCCTTGGGAAGCTGCCACCTCTGATTCCGGGCTCAGTGCTTGCCTTACCCATGGTGCCCTGGGCTCCTGCTACTGGCTGAGGCCACCTGCTGATGGCAGGCCCCTGACCAgggatagcccccccccccgcccccagtctggattataccagaaagatgggTGTTGCCTCCTCGTGTGTCTGGGTTCTATGGACGCCTGCTGGACTTGTGTCTCAGGACCAGTGGAGGCCTTTCCTTTGGACAGATGCTCTTCTCCTCTTGTCTCTTCTGCAGAGGGAGGGATTAAGAAGCAGGGCTTCTAGGTGTAATGGCAAGTAGGGTGACCACAGGCCTTGGGCAGCTCCTGGTAGGTGTGACTTTAGGTGGGTCCATCCTTCAGCCCCCTGTTTCATTGTGGGTCAGTCTTACAGAGGGGCTCTGCAGGATTACAGCCTCTTTTTTTGGATCTGACAAAAGGTTGTCCAGCTCAGTCTAATAGTCTTCCTCTTGTTTGCGCTGAGGGGTCAGCAAGGTGTTGCAGAGGCATGACTGGAAGACCAACATCCCTGTTCACTCTCTTCAATATGGATTTGAGTAAATCACCCTCTGGAGGCCCAGAGCATtaattggctggctggctggctggctgaggcCCAGGTCAACCCTGGACCTGCGTGTTCTACAGCCCAGAATGGCTGGCTGGCTCCTGCAGATGGGAGAGAAGGAAGTTGAAAAGgctcctccctttctccccatcaGATGGCTTCTGAGGCACATCTCCCATTTGCTGCTGTGGATAAAGGATTTCTTTGTCTCTGGTCTGCTGCTGAAGGTCTGTTGTCTCGGCTGCTGGGCTCAGCAGAGGAAGTGCTGGGAGCGGGCTTGCTTTCCTGGGCTGTGTGGGGTCACGGCCAATGCCATCTGGCCCAGTGCACTGCTGACGTTGGGCTTCCTGTCATCTGGACCAGTTCTGCTGGTGTTCCTAGAACACCTGGCCCAGCCAGCTCTTTCTCTGACTCAGCTTTGGGCTGGTCCCTGGGAGGGGGCACCCCAGCAGATGGCCCGTGGCCTGCTTCCTGCTCCCAGCATCATCCTGCCCACAATCTGCTCAAAGGGAGGCAACATGCCCAGGCCTGCTGGAATGCAAGTGGCGATGAAGAAAGCTTGCGTCCAGCAGGGAGGCTAAGCCATCTGCTGCATGTTCTGGGGCAGGAGGGCATCCCTTTTGGTGAGAGGGTGCCCACTCCTGCATCGTCACTCCGTGCTCCCTGAAGGAGTAAGTGAAACAAGCAGGATTggggggtgctgctgctgctgctcctggggAGGGCGGTAGCTTCTTGGTAGAGGCAGAGGTAAAGCAGGCCCCTCCCTGTGGGCTCTGGGTCACTCCTGGCAGGTGTTGGAGGTGGTGGGGAGAACCCTGGATATATCCACAAGCACTGGTGCCAGATGTCACTTTAAGGGACCACAAGATCCTTGGTTGCTTTAGCTGCCCCAGGCAAACACCTCTTAGTGAAGGCACTATATGTGCTTTGATACGTCTGACACCAGGAGGGTTGCTACTCCACTGTGAGATGGGTGGCAGCACCCATGGGCGCTAAGGGTGGCCAGGGAAGAATTGGGCCTGTGAAGCCGTCCTTGAAGGATAgttttagtttttagtttttgGCTGCTGGGTTTAGGGCTGTATTTTAATAGGTTGGTTGTTTCTGTAAGTGGCTACAAGAGCTTCCTTCGTGTGAATACCTCTGGCCTGTCTTTTTCAGGTGAGATGGGCATCTGTTCCTCACATGGATTTCATGGAAAAATCAAATCATTGTATTTTGAAACTGACCTGACCTTTGCTATTTTGAAAGTGTACATATGTAGGACTTAAAATACAGCATAAAACAAGAGCCAGTCGGATATGGAGCGGAGGGGGAAAGTTTTCGTTTAGGAGACTCAGGAAAGCTGCGCTCAAAcccctgtttggccatggaaattcagtgcAGAGTGGCAATTCTAAAACCGCtttaaacatttcacataccttgaaaaccccattagagttgccgtaagtcggaatcaacttgatggtacacatGTCCTTCTGCTAACAGGtgaagaagacctttctcttcaggcaggtttgttgaaatcaggagCTAGTCTCCAGAATAGCGAGTCAAAGTTTGAACACCAATAAACCTTGACACGAGAGAGAGTTCAAACGGTTGCTGTTTTACCTCTAAGTGTAGGCAAGAACAACTGTGTTATGCACAGGAAGACCAGGAtttttataacattggttacacaagggaatgggaggagCAATGGGTGGAAATGGTACAAGGAGATGGGAGGAGGAATGCGTGGTTCATGACCTATTAGAAGGGATGGGATCacaaaggaatccaaactttattggagtgggaatcacagaagggaTAAAATTTTACAACAGCGTCTGTAGACAGCaatttattattttgcaaagaggttacaaggttgGGTGAAAAGGAGACTTCTAAGGTGAgaaggaaataatgtttgtattGGAAAAGGTATGGTGCAATGACTGTCCAGTTTCAGAGTTCAATTCTCATAAGACTGGTCCTGGTATTCACCTGGGGGAAGAGAGCCAAACCCAGCCATCctgctgtgtctgtttgcttctccatTCTAGATTGGAATGCAAGATAACCTGCCCTGGCGATacctggccagccttattcctttacagagactctttgagggaacaaaaaacaTGTGCATATATACCCTTTGTCAATTTTATTAAAGGTGTGTTGTTCTTGCATGTTTCATGCAGGACTTTTGTGTACATGGTCCCTTCAGTTCTCCCTTAATGACAAGGTTTTAAagggatggttgtgccttactgctttgaatgtgttttttggtgttgcttttttagTGTGATGTTTGCCTCATCCTTTTAAATATCTGTAGACTTACTGTGTTTGGCTGTAAATATTACCTTTTAGTGATCTAAGTCATCTAGGGTcctcttttaggagaaaggtggggtaaaaaaaaggttttaaataaagttaaataaataaaaataggcagtggaagaccagagggcctggcgtgccctggtccacggggtcacgaagagtgggacacaactaaacaacaacaacaaaaatgcaaggACAAATCCAGCCTACAGGGAACAGTTGCAGATAAGAATAAACAGGTTTCcccagcggaaatggacattttatcagaagtgatgaaggactgtcctttacaaaaggcaacagaaagatgggaattattctacaaatggattgagtcaacagGCAGCatatgaagagcatacattgaaatgagaacttaaatctggaaggcagaaaatagtaaaaagaataatttggaattttgatatggcaatatgtatagaatgcatgttagtatgttattgtttctcctcttccctcttaacctcaattccccttttcctttttgtcaccctttgttaaaaataattttttaaaaaaagaataaacaggTTTCCCCAAAAAGTCTGATTTGcttattttagaaatatttcttgCCTGCTGCTCCCCTGAAAATCTTCCCGCATCCATCAGAACTGAGACGGCCCTCGTCCTGCAAGCTCAGATCCAGCCAAACACCCAACCTTGCATGAAgagctaggaaggaaggaaggaaggaaggaaggaaggaaggaaggaaggaaggaaggaaggaaggaaggaaggaaggaaggaaggaagggagggaggaagggaggaagggaggaagggaggaaggagcaaCCCAGGCCGGGCTGCTCTGGGGAAGGATCAGGCGGTGGGCTGCTCGTCGGGCAGGGCTTCCTTGCAGCCCAGCGCCTGTTCTGGGAGTCTGCCGAGCGCCCAGGAAGGGGGCCAGCCCCTGCCAGCCCCTGTGAGAAGGAGGCCAACTTAACAGAGCCGGGGAGGCTCGCTTTTCTTCCGCTCAGGAAAAAGAGCCTTAAAATATTGGCTCGGTGCTCCTTGAACGTCTCGGCACAGGGCGCCCTGCGCGTTGGTTCAGAGCGCGCGCCCCCCAACTCGGACTGCTGCACCCCTACTTCTGCTGCTAGGATGGGGCCGCTTACCGGGGCCCGCAGAACTTCGGCCCCGGCGCCCAGGCTCC is part of the Pogona vitticeps strain Pit_001003342236 chromosome 8, PviZW2.1, whole genome shotgun sequence genome and encodes:
- the MPZL2 gene encoding myelin protein zero-like protein 2; this encodes MTPPARGLSGPRWVAVLLPPLLGLWPVTAIEIYTPGSLEALNGTDVRLKCTFHSHIPVGRQLTVSWNFQSQTKSRTDFVLYYHEEVYPPLKGRFMGRVTWDGNVFKNDASIMIWNVNPSDNGTFQCQVKNPPDVDGVAGEIQLSVVMKVSFSEIHILALTIGIACAVMIVIVVVIVIFRHRRRVRQDKKLEVKLPEKEKLKEVPEEKEMSQLGEEA
- the MPZL3 gene encoding myelin protein zero-like protein 3 translates to MGPSRPRKPPPPGGEPAPLLLPGLLLLLSLASGVCSLEIQADSNVQALVGEPVTLGCWFQSSSPVTEKLTIDWTYRPLTGGKLEPIFHYQSEAYPAQSGTFRDRISWAGDVNKQDASIRISNPTMDDNGTFTCTVRNPPDVQHNIPQTVLMVTQRGASFQLTSAGLLSILVFLPSAIVIALLLVRMGKKLGLLKSRKKFSYKKSSIEVSDEPEQAGCGQRLADWCLQCLDTDEEDPY